One window of Triplophysa rosa linkage group LG8, Trosa_1v2, whole genome shotgun sequence genomic DNA carries:
- the LOC130557728 gene encoding extracellular calcium-sensing receptor-like: protein MAKRTVSLLLLLLYGACVTTAAQVCRMLSHPVLPLLSDERDINIGAVFSLHRNVLLNIHPFSSEPEPTNCISLNLREFKFAQTLIFAIEEINNSTQLLPGVTLGYKIYDACGSVSQTVLSSMALMNGYEETLHDESCSKPPFVHAIVGESSSSPTIGMASLVGPFSIPVVSHFATCACLSDRKRFPSFFRTIPSDYYQSKALAQLVKHFGWTWVGTVRSRNDYGNNGIAAFEKMAEQEGICIEYSEAIIRTDPQEQLLKTLEVIKKATARVVLAFISFGDFVPFLKLIAQENITGLQWVGSESWITSRIIAETKEYSFLTGTVGFAVANAKLDGLREFLVTVHPDQEPKNELLKEFWETVFQCSLRNTGSGTRVCTGSEHLTELQNEYTDVSELRIASKVYTAVYAIAHALHNLINDVKSATNISKGDLPTPLKVLEYIKDVSFTVKTGENLFFDASGDPVAKYDLVNWQPAEDGSLQFKLVGVYDSSLPSETLLQVDQENMVWAENSRQVPVSVCSESCPPGTRKAVQKRRPVCCYDCIPCADGEISNETDSSDCFPCDLEYWSNENKDTCVLKIIEFLSYTEIMGIVLSICSFIGLLLTSMISFVFYLHKETPIVRANNSELSFLLLFSLTLCFLCSLTFIGRPTEWSCMLRHTAFGITFSLT from the exons ATGGCAAAGAGGACAGTGTCACTTCTTCTTCTGCTGTTATATGGCGCTTGTGTCACAACCGCAGCACAAGTATGCAGAATGCTGAGCCATCCAGTCCTGCCACTACTTTCTGATGAAAGAGACATCAACATTGGGGCAGTTTTTTCACTCCatagaaatgttttgttaaatatacATCCATTCTCTTCTGAACCAGAGCCAACAAACTGCATCAG cCTAAACTTGCGTGAGTTTAAATTTGCTCAGACTCTGATTTTTGCCATAGAGGAGATTAACAACAGCACACAACTGTTGCCTGGTGTCACTTTGGGCTATAAAATATATGATGCCTGTGGCTCTGTATCTCAGACTGTCTTATCAAGCATGGCTTTAATGAATGGCTATGAAGAGACTTTGCATGATGAGTCCTGTTCTAAACCACCATTTGTTCATGCCATTGTAGGAGAATCAAGCTCTTCTCCCACCATTGGTATGGCCTCTTTAGTAGGTCCATTCAGCATCCCTGTT GTCAGTCATTTTGCTACATGTGCATGCCTGAGTGACAGAAAACGATTCCCGTCCTTCTTCAGAACAATACCCAGTGATTATTACCAAAGTAAAGCGCTGGCTCAGCTTGTCAAACACTTCGGCTGGACTTGGGTTGGAACGGTGAGGAGTCGCAATGACTATGGTAACAATGGAATTGCAGCATTTGAAAAGATGGCAGAACAAGAGGGGATTTGTATTGAATACTCAGAGGCCATAATTAGAACTGATCCACAAGAGCAGCTCCTAAAGACACTGGAAGTGATTAAAAAAGCCACAGCCAGGGTGGTGTtggcttttatttcatttggtgACTTTGTTCCCTTCCTGAAATTAATAGCACAAGAGAACATCACTGGGCTGCAGTGGGTCGGCAGTGAATCCTGGATCACTTCTCGAATTATAGCAGAAACAAAAGAATACAGTTTTCTCACAGGAACTGTGGGCTTTGCTGTGGCGAACGCCAAGCTTGACGGCCTGCGAGAGTTTCTAGTGACTGTGCACCCTGATCAGGAGCCAAAAAATGAACTTTTGAAGGAATTTTGGGAAACTGTTTTTCAGTGCTCTTTGAGAAACACCGGCAGTGGCACACGTGTCTGTACTGGCTCAGAACACTTAACAGAACtacaaaatgaatatactgATGTATCAGAGCTGCGCATAGCTAGTAAAGTGTACACGGCAGTGTATGCTATCGCACATGCACtacataatttaataaatgatgtcaAATCTGCCACCAACATCAGCAAAGGAGATCTGCCAACACCACTGAAG GTGTTGGAGTATATCAAAGATGTCAGTTTCACTGTCAAAACGGgtgaaaatttattttttgatgCTAGTGGTGACCCAGTGGCAAAATATGATCTGGTGAACTGGCAGCCTGCTGAAGATGGAAGTCTGCAGTTTAAACTTGTTGGTGTGTATGACAGCTCACTGCCTTCAGAGACACTCCTTCAAGTTGATCAAGAAAACATGGTCTGGGCTGAAAACAGCAGACAG GTGCCTGTGTCTGTGTGCAGTGAGAGTTGTCCTCCAGGCACCAGGAAGGCTGTACAGAAAAGACGACCCGTGTGCTGTTATGACTGTATTCCATGTGCAGATGGAGAAATCAGTAATGAGACAG ATTCTAGTGACTGCTTTCCTTGTGATTTGGAGTATTGGTCCaatgaaaacaaagacacatgTGTATTAAAAATTATTGAATTCCTTTCCTATACAGAAATCATGGGGATTGTGCTTTCTATTTGCTCATTTATTGGATTATTATTAACATCAAtgatatcttttgtgttttatcttcATAAAGAAACACCTATTGTGAGAGCCAACAACTCAGAGCTGAGCTTCCTGCTGCTCTTCTCATTGactctgtgttttctctgttcacTTACTTTCATTGGTCGCCCCACTGAGTGGTCCTGTATGTTACGTCACACAGCGTTTGGGATCACTTTT TCCTTAACATAG
- the LOC130557729 gene encoding extracellular calcium-sensing receptor-like, producing the protein MACSSVNLRDFRIAQTMTFAIEEINRNETLLPNVSVGYKIYDSCASRLSSVSATMALMNNHEITAGQSCNGETPIHAIIGESESSATVILSRTTGPFKIPVISHSATCECLSNRKDYPSFFRTIASDYHQSRALAKIVKHFGWSWVGAVNSDNDYGNNGMAIFLNTAHEEGICVEYTEKFYRTQPEKLQKVVNIIKQSTAKVIVAFLTGFEMNNLLEQLNIENITGLQMIGVEAWITAKKLITPKSFRVLGGSLGFSVKKIDIEGFSDYITKAFWDTTFPCSHNDENSSQYAFNCSKYQDLLVFKNDNDDVPEQRYISNVYKAVYAVAHALHSLLKCKENIGCEKGLTIQPQQVVEALKKVNFTVKFGDHVWFDSTGGAVAQYEVVNWQQDSDGSIQFKAVGYYDASLPPDQRFVLNTGNIIWTGGQLQKPRSVCSESCPPGTRKAGQKGRPVCCYDCIPCADGEISNETDSNNCMQCPGEFWSNAEKNKCVLKAVEFLSFTEVMGIVLVFFSLFGVGITVLVTVLFYSKKDTPIVKANNSELSFLLLFSLTLCFLCSLTFIVFVNEINTDCGKFSEVCAEGRRREKDAMIGEEMHKKLQE; encoded by the exons ATGGCATGTTCCAG TGTGAATCTAAGGGATTTTCGTATTGCTCAGACTATGACATTTGCTATTGAGGAGATTAACAGAAATGAAACTTTACTCCCAAATGTTTCTGTTGGCTACAAAATCTATGATAGCTGTGCTTCAAGACTGTCTTCTGTAAGTGCAACTATGGCATTGATGAATAATCATGAAATTACAGCAGGTCAAAGTTGCAATGGAGAGACTCCTATACATGCTATCATAGGAGAATCAGAGTCTTCTGCCACAGTGATTCTGTCCAGAACCACAGGACCTTTTAAAATACCAGTG atAAGCCACTCAGCTACATGTGAGTGTCTAAGTAATAGGAAAGATTACCCCTCTTTTTTCAGGACTATTGCTAGTGATTATCACCAGAGCAGAGCACTTGCAAAAATAGTCAAACACTTCGGCTGGTCTTGGGTTGGAGCTGTGAACAGTGACAATGACTATGGAAACAATGGAATGGCCATATTTCTGAATACAGCACATGAAGAGGGCATTTGTGTAGAGTACACTGAGAAATTCTACCGAACACAACCTGAAAAACTCCAAAAAGtggtaaatataataaaacaaagcaCAGCAAAAGTGATTGTTGCATTTCTTACCGGCTTTGAAATGAACAATTTACTTGAGCAGCTAAATATCGAAAACATTACAGGCCTCCAAATGATTGGTGTGGAGGCATGGATAACTGCAAAGAAACTGATCACTCCAAAAAGCTTTCGTGTGCTAGGAGGGTCACTGGgattttcagtaaaaaaaattgacattGAAGGGTTTTCAGATTATATTACTAAAGCATTCTGGGATACGACTTTTCCATGCTCACATAACGATGAGAACTCTTCGCAGTATGCATTCAACTGCAGTAAATATCAGGATCTACTtgtgtttaaaaatgacaatgatgaTGTGCCTGAACAAAGATATATAAGCAATGTGTACAAAGCAGTGTATGCTGTGGCTCATGCACTACACAGTCTGCTCAAGTGCAAAGAAAACATAGGTTGTGAGAAAGGCCTGACAATACAACCACAGCAG GTTGTTGAGGCTctgaaaaaggtcaattttactgtaaaatttggAGATCATGTGTGGTTTGACAGCACTGGTGGTGCAGTAGCCCAGTATGAAGTTGTGAACTGGCAGCAGGACTCTGATGGATCAATTCAGTTTAAAGCAGTGGGTTACTATGATGCCTCACTGCCACCTGACCAGCGCTTTGTACTTAACACTGGAAACATCATCTGGACTGGAGGACAGCTGCAG AAGCCAAGGTCTGTGTGTAGTGAGAGTTGCCCTCCAGGCACTAGGAAGGCTGGACAGAAAGGAAGACCTGTCTGCTGTTATGACTGTATTCCATGTGCAGATGGAGAAATCAGTAATGAGACAG ATTCAAATAACTGCATGCAGTGTCCAGGGGAATTCTGGTCTAATgctgagaaaaataaatgtgtgttaaagGCTGTAGAGTTTCTGTCATTCACAGAAGTTATGGGTATAGTGCTGGTCTTTTTCTCACTGTTTGGAGTAGGAATAACTGTTCTGGTCACAGTCCTGTTTTACAGTAAGAAGGACACCCCCATAGTAAAAGCCAACAACTCAGAGCTGAGCTTCCTGCTGCTCTTCTCATTGactctgtgttttctctgttcacTTACTTTCATTG ttttcgtcaacgaaattaatACTGATTGTGGCAagtttagcgaggtctgcgcCGAAGGGAGGAGGCGCGAGAAAGACGCGA TGATTGGTGAGGAGATGCATAAGAAGCTGCAGGAGTGA